Proteins from one Podarcis raffonei isolate rPodRaf1 chromosome 1, rPodRaf1.pri, whole genome shotgun sequence genomic window:
- the TMED10 gene encoding transmembrane emp24 domain-containing protein 10, which produces MLLPLPLPLPGGRSPPRPASLPPLLALLLLVLLPGPARPISFQLPGKARKCLREEIHRDMLVTGEYEVVAPPGSSSGPSANLKITDSAGHILYVKEDATKGKFAFTTEDYDMFEACFESKLPVVPGTGRMPDQFVTLNMKHGVEAKNYEEIAKVEKLKPLELELRRLEDLSESIVNDFAYMKKREEEMRDTNESTNIRVLYFSIFSMFCLIGLATWQVFYLRRFFKAKKLIE; this is translated from the exons ATGCTGCTGCCGTTGCCGCTGCCGCTCCCCGGCGGCCGTTCGCCGCCGAGGCCGGCCTCGCTCCCGCCCCTCCTCGCCCTCCTCCTGCTCGTCCTGCTGCCGGGCCCCGCGCGGCCCATCTCCTTCCAGCTGCCGGGCAAGGCCCGCAAATGCCTGCGCGAGGAGATCCACCGAGACATGCTCGTCACCGGCGAGTACGAGGTCGTCGCCCCGCCGGGCTCGTCGAGCGGCCCGTCCGCCAACCTCAAG ATTACTGACTCAGCTGGGCATATTCTCTATGTCAAGGAGGATGCAACTAAGGGCAAATTTGCTTTCACCACGGAGGATTACGACATGTTTGAAGCCTGCTTTGAGAGCAAGCTCCCTGTGG TTCCAGGAACAGGGCGGATGCCAGACCAGTTCGTGACCTTGAACATGAAGCATGGAGTAGAAGCAAAGAACTACGAGGAG ATTGCTAAAGTAGAGAAGCTGAAGCCACTGGAGCTGGAGCTGCGACGCCTGGAGGATCTTTCAGAGTCTATTGTCAATGACTTTGCCTACATGaagaagagggaagaggagatGCGGGACACCAATG AATCTACCAACATTCGGGTACTATACTTCAGCATTTTTTCGATGTTCTGCCTCATTGGACTGGCTACCTGGCAGGTCTTCTATTTGCGTCGTTTCTTCAAGGCCAAGAAGCTGATTGAATAG